In Spirochaetaceae bacterium, a single genomic region encodes these proteins:
- a CDS encoding SLBB domain-containing protein, with the protein AGPASAAASPALHSVPQAADPAAAAKLTLLRRVGRADPESLSDYRRHGGCSALRCAVELGPVGVLRELRDSRLQGRGGAAFPTAAKWEAVAGAAARPHYVVCNADESEPGTFKDRVVMEQDPFAVIEALVIAGFTTGATTGYLYIRGEYPLATRRLLHAIAQARAWGLLGSDIMGLGVDFDVEVRRGAGAYICGEETALFNSLEGFRGEPRSKPPYPTEAGLFGKPTAVNNVETLINLLPIMLGGGRSYAAVGTEQSTGPKLFCLSGAVARPGVYEVEFGTTLRDLLALAGGTTGGQPRAILLGGAAGSFVGSEHLDLPLTFEDTRAAGTTLGSGVVMPFAPGTDFLDITRRIAQFFRDESCGQCVPCRVGTVRQEEALQRWAAGGGAEQALLADLAQVMSDASICGLGHTAASALQSALRLGLLDRNGEG; encoded by the coding sequence CAGCGGGGCCGGCGAGCGCTGCCGCGTCGCCCGCGCTGCACTCCGTACCGCAGGCGGCCGACCCGGCCGCCGCCGCGAAGCTGACCCTGCTGCGGCGGGTAGGGCGGGCCGATCCCGAGAGCCTCAGCGACTACCGCCGCCACGGCGGCTGCTCCGCGCTGCGCTGCGCTGTCGAGCTCGGGCCCGTCGGCGTGCTGCGCGAGTTGCGCGACTCCCGGCTGCAGGGCCGCGGCGGCGCCGCGTTCCCGACCGCCGCCAAGTGGGAGGCGGTAGCGGGCGCCGCGGCGCGCCCGCACTACGTGGTGTGCAACGCCGACGAGTCGGAACCGGGTACGTTCAAGGATCGGGTGGTGATGGAGCAGGATCCGTTCGCCGTGATCGAGGCGCTGGTGATCGCCGGCTTCACCACCGGCGCCACCACCGGCTACCTGTACATCCGCGGCGAGTACCCGCTGGCCACCCGCCGCCTGCTGCATGCCATCGCACAGGCGCGCGCCTGGGGCCTGCTCGGAAGCGACATCATGGGCCTCGGGGTCGACTTCGACGTCGAAGTGCGGCGCGGTGCCGGCGCCTACATCTGCGGCGAGGAGACGGCGCTGTTCAACTCGCTGGAGGGATTCCGCGGCGAGCCGCGCAGCAAGCCGCCCTATCCGACCGAGGCGGGCCTGTTCGGCAAGCCGACCGCGGTCAACAACGTGGAGACGCTGATCAACCTGCTGCCGATCATGCTCGGCGGTGGCCGCTCCTACGCGGCGGTCGGCACCGAGCAGTCCACCGGCCCCAAGCTGTTCTGCCTGTCCGGCGCGGTGGCCAGGCCGGGCGTCTACGAGGTGGAGTTCGGCACCACCCTGCGCGATCTGCTCGCGCTGGCCGGCGGCACCACCGGCGGCCAGCCGCGTGCCATCCTGCTCGGCGGCGCCGCCGGCAGCTTCGTCGGCTCGGAGCATCTCGATCTGCCGCTCACCTTCGAGGACACGCGCGCCGCCGGCACCACGCTCGGCTCCGGCGTCGTGATGCCGTTCGCACCCGGCACCGACTTCCTGGACATTACGCGCCGCATCGCGCAGTTCTTCCGCGACGAGTCGTGCGGCCAGTGCGTGCCGTGCCGGGTGGGCACGGTGCGCCAGGAAGAGGCGCTGCAGCGGTGGGCCGCCGGCGGCGGCGCGGAGCAGGCGCTGCTCGCCGATCTGGCACAGGTGATGAGCGACGCATCGATCTGCGGTCTCGGCCACACGGCCGCCTCGGCATTGCAGTCGGCGCTGCGCCTCGGGCTGCTCGATCGCAACGGAGAAGGATAG
- a CDS encoding 2Fe-2S iron-sulfur cluster-binding protein — protein MNESRRSVTLTVDGHTVQVAEGATILDACRQLAIETPTMCFADNLTPVNACRVCVVELEGSRALVPACARAAADGMQVRTDSERVRHSRRLVLELLASSVDLSCAGEAVHRWQAAYGAEPERFGPPAPGAAPGERERQHAGHHAVPDGTTAATVGQPAKVQDDLYVRDYKRCILCYKCVEACGEDAQNTFAIAVAGRGFDARIATEYEQPLPDSACVYCGNCIGVCPTGALMFKSEYDHRAAGTWDESRQEVTRTVCSYCGVGCNLELHVQDEEIVKVTSPADHSVTHGHLCIKGRFGFQFVQNRPEQPERS, from the coding sequence GTGAACGAATCGCGGCGCAGCGTGACCCTCACGGTGGACGGGCACACGGTACAGGTGGCGGAGGGCGCCACCATTCTCGATGCCTGCCGGCAGTTGGCGATCGAAACCCCCACCATGTGCTTCGCCGACAACCTGACCCCGGTCAACGCGTGCCGCGTGTGCGTGGTCGAACTGGAGGGCTCCCGCGCCCTGGTGCCGGCGTGCGCGCGCGCCGCCGCCGATGGCATGCAGGTGCGTACCGACTCCGAGCGCGTCCGCCACAGCCGCCGCCTGGTGCTGGAGCTGCTCGCTTCCTCGGTGGACCTGAGCTGCGCCGGTGAGGCCGTGCATCGCTGGCAGGCCGCCTACGGCGCCGAGCCGGAGCGGTTCGGCCCGCCGGCGCCGGGCGCCGCACCCGGCGAGCGGGAGCGGCAGCACGCCGGCCACCACGCGGTCCCCGACGGGACCACCGCGGCCACCGTCGGCCAGCCGGCCAAGGTGCAGGACGACCTGTACGTACGCGACTACAAGCGCTGCATTCTGTGCTACAAGTGCGTCGAGGCGTGTGGCGAGGACGCCCAGAACACGTTCGCCATCGCGGTGGCGGGACGCGGCTTCGATGCCCGCATCGCCACCGAATACGAGCAGCCGCTGCCCGATTCGGCGTGCGTCTACTGCGGCAATTGCATCGGCGTATGTCCGACCGGGGCGCTCATGTTCAAGAGCGAGTATGACCACCGCGCCGCCGGCACCTGGGACGAGTCGCGGCAGGAGGTGACCCGCACCGTGTGCTCCTACTGCGGCGTCGGCTGCAACCTGGAGCTGCATGTACAGGACGAGGAGATCGTCAAGGTCACCTCGCCGGCGGACCACTCGGTGACCCACGGTCACCTGTGCATCAAGGGGCGCTTCGGCTTCCAGTTCGTACAGAACCGCCCCGAGCAACCGGAGCGAAGCTGA